CGCGTGGGGCGCGGGCCTCGTCAACGCGAAGGCGTGCCTCGAAGCCCCGCTCCCGGACGTGACGGAGCTGGAGTCGTTCACCACGAGGGCGCTTCTCCGCGAGTCCTCGGACACCGTGGCCTCGACCTTCAGCGGCCTCCAGCAAGCCGACGTCCTGAGAGGCCTCGCGACCACGCTCGGGGTCGATGAACAGAAGGCGGTGCGGCTCGATTCGGAGTTCGGGCGCGAGCTGCGCTTCTGGGCGCTCACCGATGCCCCCTTCCGCCGGGCCCTCCAGGAAGGGGCAGGCGGAGAGCGTCAGGCGCTCAAGGCGCGTGCTCAAGCCGCCCTGCCCCCCTTCTCTCCGAGCCTGCGGGCCGCGATCGGTTAGCGCGCTTCACAGAACGCCAGCACCTGGGCGAATGGATGTTCGGTCAGGACGCCGAAGAGCTTGTGTCCGCCGAGCTTCGCCTTGGAGAGCGCGGGGCTGCTCAGCCCGCAGAGGAAGCGCGCCGCCTGCCTGGGATACCCCAGCGCCTCCGGGTGCTTCGCCACGAGCGAATGGAACGTGGCCACGTCCAGCTGTTCGCGCAGGTCCGGCCGCGGATGCGGCGGCGGCAGCACGCGCGCCACGCCCGTGCGGCAGTACGTGCAGTGGCCGCACGGAGCTTCGCGCTGCTCTCCGAAGTGGGCCACCAGCGCGTTGCTCTGACAGCCGTCGTGCGTGACGAGCCGGAGTACGTCGCGCACGCGTGACACCTCCTGGACCTCTCGCTTCAGGAAGCGCTCCTGCAACAGGGCCACGAGCGCCTTCGCGTCCTCGTGCTCGCGCAGCCGCGTGTAGCGCTGACGCGGTTCGGCCACCTGCACCTCCGCGTAGCCCTGCTCCTGGAAGTAATCGAGCGCCTTCACCACCCGGTCTCTCGGCTGGTCCAGCGCCTTCGCGACTTCGGCGGGGTCGAACGTGTACCAGGTGCGTCCCTTCTTCGCGTGCGCGAACAGGTCCTTCACGAAGCGCGCGCGCTCCCCCTGGAACTTCCCGATGAGCGCCTCCACCGAGCCCGCTGGCTGCACCTTGTAGCCCGCGTAGAACGGCGTGCCCTGGCGCAGCACGCCCTCCAACTCCAGGTACGTCAGCGCCGTGCGCAGCACCAGGGGCCGCAGGTCATGGCGGTTGCCCAGCGCGTACATGTCCAGCTGCAGCTCCGGCCCCGAGGACAGCAGCTCCTTCACCAGCGCCGTCAGCGCCTCCGGCAGCGGCGTGTCCCCGAGCGCGAAGTTCTCCAGCGTGGGCACGTCATCCGGGCACGCGAGCAACTCCACCACGGAGGGCTTGCCGTCACGGCCCGCGCGGCCGATCTCCTGGCTGTAGCTCTCCAGGCCCTTGGGCAGGTTGTAGTGATACACGGCGCGCACGTTCGCCTTGTCGATGCCCATCCCGAACGCGATGGTCGCCACGACGATGCCCTTGTCGGAGTGGGTCCACGCCTCCTGCACCCGCTCGCGGTCCTCGGATTCCAGGCCCGCGTGGTAGGCGCTGGCGGGCAGGCCCTCCGCGCTCAGGAGCGCCGCCACGCGCTCCGCCGTCTTCTGAAGCGTGACGTAGACGATGGTGGTGCCGGGCGGGCGCGACTTGAGCCGCTCCACCAGCAGGGCATCTCGCGCCTCCGGCCCCGTGGGCGTGGTCTCCAGCGTGAGGTTGTTCCGGTAGAAGCCGGTGACGACCGCGTGTGACTCCGGGATGCCGAAGCCCTCGCAGATGTCGTGCACCACCTGCGGCGTGGCCGTGGCGGTGAGCGCCAGGATGCGCTCGGCCTGGAGCGTGCGGGCCGCCTGCGCGAGCTTGAGGTAGTCCGGCCGGAAGTTGTGGCCCCACTCGGAGACGCAGTGCGCTTCGTCCACCGCGAAGAGGGAGATGGGGAGCTCGCTCAAGAGCCCCATGAAGCGCTCGTTGTTGAAGCGCTCGGGGGCCACATAGAGGAGCTTCAGCGTCCCGTCTCGCAGGGACTCCGTCACCTCGCGTGACTCCTCCAGCGACAGGGACGAGTCCAACCGCGCGGCGCGGATGCCCCGCCGCTCCAGCGCGTCGATTTGATCCTTCATCAACGCGATGAGCGGTGACACCACCACCGTGAGCCCTTCGAAGAGCAGCGCGGGGAGCTGGTAGCACAGCGACTTGCCGCCGCCCGTGGGGAACACCGCGAGCGCGGAGCCGTGGGGCTCGAGCAGCTTCGTGAGCACCTCGCGCTGTCCGGGCCGGAAGGACTCCAGCCCGAAGCGCTCCCGCAACACCACATCCACCGCATCCGTCCTCATCCCAGGAGGATATCGCACCCTCCCCGTGAGGCCGGTGGCCTCCCAACGCTTCCATCCTGACCGTGAGGTTCTCTTTCCCGGAGACTGCCCATGCCCCTGCGAACCCTCTTCCTGAAGGGCCTCGTTCCCGCCTCCTGCCTGATGGCTTCGGTGGCCACGGCCTCCACGCCAGACGCTCCCGAGTCCGCCAGCCTCCAGACACCGCTCGTCAGCTGTCTGCTGGGGTCAAGCACCACCACCTACAATCCGGGCCTGACGAACACGCCTCGAGACATCACCTATCGCTCCACCACCAACCTCCCCCTCTGCCTGCCAGGGCGCTTGGGCCTGTTCACCTCCGCGTACGCGGACACGGGCAATGTGTTGCGTCAGGGCCTCTCCTGCCTGGAGCTCATCCGGCCCTTCTTCGCGACGGAGGCCACCTTCTTCTGGAACGATGGAGGCTTCTCGACCGTGTCCCTCACCCAGACCCGTGTCGAGGTCGAGGGCGCGACGACGCTCCTCATCGGCACGGGCACGGTGACGGCGGGCCGGTACCTGAATGCGCTCGCGACGCGGACGCTCACCTACGCGAACGTGGACATCGCCCAGGGGTGCCTCTCCGCGGAAGGGCTCAAACAAACCACTGGCATGGCGACGCTCGTCCTGGCGCTGCCGAGCACACCGGTCGCGCCGCCTGCCAGCACGCCCTGAAACAGCCTGTCACGTCCGCAACCCGTCCCTCGGAGGTCTCACATGCAACCACGCACCCCCTTCCGTTTCCTTCTTGTCGCGTGTCTGGCGGCGCTGACGGCGCACGCATCCGCTCAGAGCGCCCCCACTCCGTCAGCGTCCGTCCTCCCACTGCCCACGCTCAACGTGTCGTGCGTCGGCACCAGCACCTTCACCTTCTCCCCTGGGTTGAAGAACGAACCCCAGGACATCACCCACACCGCCAACGTCGACCTCCCCAACTGCGTGCTCCTCCCCTCGCTCCAGCGCACGACCGCGGCGGCGCCCACGAAGACCCAGCTCTTCCCGGGGCTGACCTGCACGGATCTCCTCAAACCCTTCGCGAAGACGGAGGCCACCTTCTCCTGGGGAAATGGGGGCACCTCGAAGGTGGTCCTGAGCCAGACGCGGGTCGAAGCGCAGGGAGCGTCCACGGTCCTGGTCGGCGTGGGCTCGGTGACCGAAGGGAAGTACAAGGGCGCGGTCGCCGTCCGGACCCTGACCTACGTCAACGAGGATGTGACGCAGGGCTGCCTCTCTGAACAAGGGCTGACGCAGACCAGTGGTCTGGCGACGCTCACCCTGACGCTCCCCCAGTGAGCGGGCCTCCGGTCCCTGCCCTCTGACATGGGCAGGGACAGCGGAGGCCACGGCAGGGCAAGGCCCCTATGATGCGGGCCGCATGCCCTCCCGCGTTCCCAAGGCTCCCGCCCCGGAAAGAATGCCCGCGCGCGGCCTGTCGCTCCGGGCGGTGAGCGACCTGCTGTTGCATGCCCGCGCGTCCAACGCGGGCGCGATCCTCGACGTGGCGCTCCCTCGCGTCATTCGTGAAGCGGAGGGACACGACGAGGAAGCGCTCGCGGCGCGGCTGCTGTCCGTCTGGTCCGACACCGTGAGGGCGCATGTGGAAGCGGGCACGCGCGAGGTGAGCCTGAGCGGCGGCGTGGACAGCGCGGCCCTGTGCGCGATGGCCGCGCGGCACGCCCCCGGGCAGGTGCGCGCGTGGACCATGGACGTGCACTTCGCGGACGCGGTGGAGCGGAGCAACGCGCAACGGATGGCGAAGGTGACGGGCGCGGAGCTGGTGGACGTGATCATCCCGGACGCCGTGCTCCCGGACCTGTTCGAGCACGCGGTCCTCGCCAACCAGACGGCCATCCTCAACGCCCGCGCCGTGGCCAGCTCCGTGTTCTACCTGGAGGCCCGGCGGCAGGGCGCGGGCCCCGTCCTCCTGAGCGGCGCGGGAGCGGATGAAGTGCTCAAGGGCACGCCGGGCGTGCTCGCCTCGGCGAAGGCGCGCGTGGATGAGGACCGGGCCCTGGCCGCGCGGGTCCTGGCGCCTGTGGACAACTCGTGGGCGCCGTCCCGAGCCGGCTCGCACGATCATGGAGCGGCACGGGGGGCTGTGGACAACTCGGGAGGGGCGCGGTCCGAAGCGCTGGAAGGCGATCAGGAATCAAAGCCATCCATCCCCTCTGGGAATCACGGCGCCGATCAAGCCGTGGGTCCTCGTGCGGACTCCACCCCTGTGGACAACTTGAGGACTGTTTCCGAGAGCGGAAACGACGATCACGCCCTCCGCGCCCCCCCTGTGGACAACCTGGGGACCGGGCTCCCCGCGCCGTGGGAGCTGCCCCAGGAGGATGCGCTTCCGACCGAGGAGCTGCGGTACGCACAGTGGGTGCTGGCCGAGCTCATCCTCCCGCCCGAGCTGCGGGGCGCCCGGGCCCATGGACTCACGGTCCGCACGCCGTACCTGGATGAAGGCTTCGCGAGGGTGGCGCTGGCCCTGCCGGAGTCCGTGCTGCTGCGGGACGGGTTCGGCAAGTGGCTGTTCCGGCACGCGGTGCGGGCCCTGGTGCCCAACGAGGTCCGCCTCGCGCGCAAGACGCCCCGGTACGGCCACACCGCCCTCTCCAGTCCGGTGCGGTCCCGCTGGCTGGAGCTGTATCGCGCCTGGCTGTCTCCCGCGCGGTTGGAGCCCCTCCAGGTCATCGACTCGAAGGCGGTGCTGGGACTGCTGGAGCGCTACGTCCGACTGCCGGCCGACGACCCGAGGGCCGGACCGATGGATCGGCTGTTGATGCGCCTCATGTCCCTGGCCATGCTTCAGGCCCACACCAAGGCGCCCCCCTGAATGTCCCGAGTCCTCATCGCCACCTCCCCTGAGAAGGGCCACCTCAACCCGATGGTCGGCGTGGCCCAATGGCTGCGCCGCCTGGGGCACACCGTCGGATGGCTGTGCATCCCCGAACCGGCGCCGCAGCTCGAATCCCTGGGCGTGGAGGTGCTGCGATTGCCACACGTCGAAGCCGCGCCGCCGGGCATCGAGACGGGAGGCGAAGCGCTGGCGAAGCTGGTGCTCGACGACGTGGCGCTGGGGAAGTGGATCCGGGGCCTGTTGCTGGATTCGGTCCCCGCGACGCTGGAGCCCGTGCGCGAGGTGGTGCGCGCCTTCCGTCCGGACGTGATGGCGCTGGACGGGATGCAGTACGCGGCGGTGCTCGCGGCGCACACGGAGGGAATCCCGTGGGCGGGCGTGTCCTCCGCGCTCACGCTGCTGGAGCCGAGGCCGGAGATTCCCCTGCTGCGCAACGTGCGCGCGCTGAAGGACGACCGTCAGGCGCTGTTCCGCCGTCACGGCTTCGACGCGCGCTTCCGCACCTGCGAGTGCCTGTCGCCCCGGCTCAACGTCATCTTCGCCACCGAGGCCTTCCTGGGCCCGGACGCGGGAGTGCCCGCGGACACGCTGCTCGCGGGACCCTCCATTCCGCCGGAGCCCCGGGGTGACGAGGTGCCCTTCCCCTGGGAGCGGCTGGGCGAGAAGCCGGTGCTGTACGTGTCCTTCGGCAGTCAGATTTCGTATCAGCCGGAGCTGTTCCGCCTCATCGCGGAGGCCGCGAAGCCCTTCGGCGTGACGCTGGTGTTGTGCGCGGGCGAGCTGGCGGACACGGACTTCCCGAGCACGCTGCCCGGTGACGTGGTGGCGGTGCGCTACACGCCGCAGCGACAGGTGCTGGAGCGCGCGGCGGCGTTCATCTCCCACGGCGGAGCCAACTCCGTGATGGAGGCGATGACGGCGGGAGTGCCGATGCTGCTGCTGCCGGTGTGCAACGACCAGCCCGTGCAGGCACACTTCCTGGAGAAGTCCGGAGCAGGGCTCGCGCGAGACCCGAGGACCCTCACCGTGGAGTCGTGCCGGGAGGCCATCGCGCGATTGCTCGCACCGGAGTCACCGATGCGCGACCGCGTGGCGGAGATCTCCCGCTCCTATCGTGCGCATGACGGCGCGAGGACCGCCGCGGAGCGCATCGCCGGGCTCGTGGAATGAGCGGCTCCAGGTGGAGTCCTCGCCGGCATCACCCGGAGGGCATCACACCGCTGGAGGTGTGGAACCTGCCCGTGTTCGGCCGCGAGCTGTGGGAGCTGCTGGGCTCCCCGTGGGTGGAGGACGACCGGCGCGCGGGAGTGCCTGGAGCCACGCTCGCGGCTCGCGTGATGCTTCCGCTGGCGGAGGCGCTCGCGCTGTTGGTGAAGCAGCACGCTCCGGACGCGGCATACCTGAGTGGAGGCCTGGCGGAGCTGGACGGCTTTCCCGCCGCGCTGAGGGACGCCACGGCATCGCTGCGCCGCCCGGTGCACATCGCGTTGTCACCGCGCTTCGCCCCCGTGCGCGCGGGGCTGCGCATGCTGGAAGCCCAGGGCGCGCGGAGTCCGCTCTGCGTGGACGTGGGCCAGACGAGCATCAAGCTCGCGCGGGCCGGAGCCACGCGTGTCGTTGAACGGAACCTCTCCACCCTGCCCCCGCTGTTCATCGGTCAGCCGCGTCCAGCGGACGGCCATCACATCCGGGACACGGTGGCGTTCATCGCGGGAGCGCTGCGGACGTTCCTCGCGGAGGACAGCCGCGAGCCGCCGGATGCGCTGTGTCTGGCATTGCCGTGTCCACTGGATGAGGCCCTGATGCCCGGAGGCTGCACCTACGGCTTCGAGGGCACGGCCTCCCTGGTCCCGGACATCCTCGCCCAAGCGGGCCTGCCGGACACGGGAGGCCCGGTGCTCGTGCTCAACGACGCGGAGCTGGCGGCCGAATCCGCGCGGCGAGCCCCGCAGGTGAAGGGACGCCGCGTGCTGTGCCTGTCCCTGGGCTTCGGGCCGGGTGGGGCCCTGCTCGACAGGGGTCGACGATAGGTCAGAACATGAAACCCGAATGGCCTTTGCTGGGGCTGCTGATTCTCCTCTCTTCCTGTGCTGTGAGCCGTGGTCCCAAGATGGCCCCGGTTCATGTTCAAGAGGGAGGGAACTGCAAGAGCAGCGCCGAGTGTAGGGAGGAACTGGATTGCATGTTCTGGTCGCTGACACCCGGTTCAGGTACCTGTCAGCGGGCGTGCGAAGAGACTTCGGACTGCCCAAGCGGAGAGCAGTGCGGCGGGGAAGCTTTTACCGATGGGCCGGGACCTTTTTGCACCGCTCCAGGCGTCGACTGATGGAGATGCGTTCAGACCTCCGAGTCATGCCGGTGGCATTCACGCGCTGAATGCCGGAGCAGCCCCGCTCCGGTTGGAGCCTGTTCGTCGCAGTGCCTGGATGAACGGGCGGGTCCCTCTCCGGAAGGAGGGGCGTCCTGCCTGAATGGGTAGGTCGCCGTCCTGCCCGGTCCGCCGATGTGGCGCGATTTCGAGCCCTTTAGTTTCAGGCTCGAAAGGAACACGCCATGTCCACCGACGCCCTCCAGTCCCTCTCGCAGTCCATCTCCACCGTCGTCGAGCGCATCGCTCCCTCCCTCGTCCGCGTCGAGGCCCGCCGTCGCCGGGGCGCCAGCGGCGTCGTCTGGGACGCCGACGGTCACATCCTCACCACCAGCCACGCCGTGGAACACGAGGGCTCCATCCAGGTGGGCCTCGCGGACGGCCGCTCGGTGTCCGCCGAGCTCGTCGGCCGAGACCCGAGCACCGACCTCGCGCTCCTCAAGGCCGATGCGAGTGGATTGACCGCGCTCGCGCCCGCGCCGCTCGATGACGTGAAGGTGGGCCACATCGTGCTGGCCATTGGCCGGCCGGGGCGCACGGCGCGGGCCACGCTGGGCATCGTCAGCGCGTTCGGCGGCGACTGGCGCACGCACGCGGGCGGCCAGGTGGACCGCTACCTGGAGACCGACGCGGACCTGCCTCCGGGCTTCTCCGGCGGCGCGCTGGTGGACGCGCAGGGCCGCTTCCTGGGCATCCCCACCGCGGCCTTCTCCCGCACCGCCGCGGTCGTGATTCCCGGCGGCACGCTGACCCGCGTGGTGAACGCACTGCGTGAACACGGCGGCATCCGCCGCGGCTACCTGGGCGTGGGCGCCTACCCGGTGCGCCTGCCGCGTGAAATCGAAGGCACGAAGGCGGGCCTCATCCTGCTCTCCGTGGATCCGGAGGGTCCGGCGCAGAAGGCCGGGCTGCTGCTGGGCGACGTGCTGGTGAGCCTGGGCGGCCAGTCGCTGCACGGCGTGGAGGACCTGCTGGGCTACCTGGGCGACGAGAAGGTGGGCGCGTCCATCCAGGCGAAGGTGTTGCGCGCGGGCGAACTGCGCGAGGTGCCCATCACCGTGGGCAAGCGTTCTTGAAAGGAGCCGGCGATGAAACTGTTGCAGCAACTCTCGGATGACCTGGAAGGGCTGGTGGCCGGCGCGGCTCCTGCCGTGGTGGGCGTGGAGCACGCGCGCGGCCACGGCACCGGCCTGTTCCTCACGCCGGACGGCTACGTGCTCACCAACCGGCACGTGGTGATGCGCACGCCCAAGCGCCTCACCGTGCAGCTCCACAACGGCGAGGAGCGGCGGGCCACGCTGGTGGGCGCGGATGCCCCCACGGACCTCGCGGTGGTGCGCGCGGAGGGCGATGACTTCCCCACGCTGCCGCTCGCGGATCCGGAGACGGTGCGGGTGGGGCAATTGGTGATGGCCATTGGCAATCCCTTCCGCCTGGAGCAGTCGGTGTCGCTGGGCGTGGTGAGCGCCATCAACCGCAGCATCACGCTGCCCGACGGCGTCATCCTGGAGGGGATGCTCCAGACGGACGCGGCCATCAACCCGGGCAACTCCGGCGGGCCGTTGCTCGACACGCGAGGGCGCGTGGTGGGGCTGAACACGTTGGTGCTGCCGTTCGCGCAGGGGATTGGTTTCGCGGTGAGCGCCACCACGGCGGCCTGGGTCGCGAGCCTGCTCATCCAGCGAGGCCGGGTGGAGCGGAAGTTCCTGGGCATCGCCGCCACGGCGGTGAACCTGGAGCCCGCGCTCGCGAAGGACACCGGCCAGCCGCGAGCCGTGCGCGTGTTGAAGGTGCAGGAGGGCACGCCCGCGGACGACGCGGGTCTCCAGCCAGACGACCTGCTGCTCGGCATCAACAGCCGGCCGGTCAACAGCGTGGACGACCTGCAGCGATTGATGGCGCTCGCCTCCGAGGAAGAGGTGCACCTGGACGTGCTGCGCAAGGGCCGCCGCAAGGACGTCTCCGCCCGGGCCCGCCACCGCCGCGAACCGGTGGCGGCCTGAGCCACCGCTATACTGCGCCCCACGATGTCCTCATTGCAGGCGCACGACATGGCCGAACGCATCGAGCGCGAGGGCTTCGCCATCCTCCCGCACGGAATCACGCCCGCCACCGCGGACGCACTGCTCCAGGCCCTGCGTCGCGTGAATGAAGAGGCCGCGTCCTCCCAGCGGAGAGGCGGCGTGCGCAACCTTCTGGAGAACGTGCCCGCCGTCCGGGAGCTGGCCCGTTCAGGTCCGGTGCGCGAAGCCGCCGAGTCCGTCCTGGGCCCGCACTGCTTCGCGGTGCGAGGCCTGCTGTTCGACAAGACGCCGGACGCGAACTGGAAGGTCATCTGGCACCAGGATCTCACCGTCGCCGTGCGCGAGCGTCGCGACGTGCCCGGCTTCAGTCCCTGGTCGGAGAAGGCCGGTGTGCCATGCGTGCAGCCGCCCACGTCCGTCCTGGAGGCCATGGTCGCGGTGCGCGTCCACCTGGACGACTGCGGAGAGGACAACGGCCCCGTGCGCGTGCTCGCGGGCTCACACCGGGAAGGTCGTCTCTCCACTTCGAGCATCCCGGGGTGGCTCGAACGAAGTGTCCCCGTGGACTGCCTCGTGCCCCGCTGCGGCCTGCTGGTGATGCGGCCCCTGCTGCTGCACGCCTCGTCACCGGCACGCGTTCCCGCGCACCGCCGGGTCATCCACCTGGAGTTCGCGGCACGGCCCCTGCCTGGCGGGCTCGAATGGCACGCGCGCGTCTGAGGCTCACGGCCACGTCAGCACCAAGCCCACGCCGTCCGGCGCGGGCACCAGGCGCGCCGTGAGCTGCCCGTTCAGCTTCGCGTTGAGGAACGTCAGCACGCCGTCGAACACCAGCAGGAACGCCCCCTGCATGAGCACGCTCTTGCCCCAGCCTCGCAGGCGCTCCGAGTCCTTGCGCATCCCGCGCTCCCACAGGAACCCGCCGAAGGCGATGTAGCCCACGTCCAGGCCCGCGTTGAGGAGCAGCACCTTCTCCATCCGCTGCCCTTCGGCCAGGCTGCGCGCCAGGTCCCAGGAGGCGGGATCCGCCGTCGCCTGCCCGTGATAGCCGAGCCCCGCGATGACCAGGTTCACCACGTTCCAGGCCGCGTTCGCCTGGAAGAAGGCCCGCGTCTCGCCTTCGCTCGCGAAGTGTCCCGCGACGCCCGTGCCGATGTTCAGCACCGCCCAGCCGAACAGGATGCCCATCGCGGTCTGGTTCACGCGCACCGCTTCCGCGTTGTGCTCCGCGAGCCACGCCTTCGCGTCCGGCGCAGGCCTCTCCTGCGCCACTCCTGGCATCGCGAAGAACAACAGCACCAGGACGCAGCAGGAACGCACAAGGCGGGCGGAGGCCATGGCGGCACTCTAGGCCCGCCAAGGCCCGTCCGCCGTGCGGCCGCCCGCGCTACCGTTCGCCGTCGTCACTGAGCGGTGGCGCTTCCCTCGCGGGCTCCGTGCCCTTCTCCGCGCCGTAGCCGCCAATGCCTTTCTGGAGGATGCGGTCCTCGCCCACGTCCTCGTCCGTCACGTCGCCCCGTTCGGTGCCCGGGCGCTGGTGCCTGGCTTCACGCTCCAGTTCCTCCGCGCTGTGGGTATCCGTGCGCTCGGGCCCCTTCACCGGCGGCCCCTTGTTGCTGGCCATGGTCGCGTCTCCTGTCTGGATGTCCTGCCCTCCAGGACAAGGTCCGGCGCGTCCCATCCCCCGACAAGGCCACTGGCGGGCTAGCATGGCCAATCGCATTGCCTCTCGGAGCCGCCTCGCCATGACCCACCCGGCCGACGCTGTCCCCTCCAGCTGTCCCTT
The sequence above is drawn from the Corallococcus sp. NCRR genome and encodes:
- a CDS encoding glycosyltransferase, whose amino-acid sequence is MSRVLIATSPEKGHLNPMVGVAQWLRRLGHTVGWLCIPEPAPQLESLGVEVLRLPHVEAAPPGIETGGEALAKLVLDDVALGKWIRGLLLDSVPATLEPVREVVRAFRPDVMALDGMQYAAVLAAHTEGIPWAGVSSALTLLEPRPEIPLLRNVRALKDDRQALFRRHGFDARFRTCECLSPRLNVIFATEAFLGPDAGVPADTLLAGPSIPPEPRGDEVPFPWERLGEKPVLYVSFGSQISYQPELFRLIAEAAKPFGVTLVLCAGELADTDFPSTLPGDVVAVRYTPQRQVLERAAAFISHGGANSVMEAMTAGVPMLLLPVCNDQPVQAHFLEKSGAGLARDPRTLTVESCREAIARLLAPESPMRDRVAEISRSYRAHDGARTAAERIAGLVE
- a CDS encoding ROK family protein, coding for MSGSRWSPRRHHPEGITPLEVWNLPVFGRELWELLGSPWVEDDRRAGVPGATLAARVMLPLAEALALLVKQHAPDAAYLSGGLAELDGFPAALRDATASLRRPVHIALSPRFAPVRAGLRMLEAQGARSPLCVDVGQTSIKLARAGATRVVERNLSTLPPLFIGQPRPADGHHIRDTVAFIAGALRTFLAEDSREPPDALCLALPCPLDEALMPGGCTYGFEGTASLVPDILAQAGLPDTGGPVLVLNDAELAAESARRAPQVKGRRVLCLSLGFGPGGALLDRGRR
- a CDS encoding S1C family serine protease; amino-acid sequence: MSTDALQSLSQSISTVVERIAPSLVRVEARRRRGASGVVWDADGHILTTSHAVEHEGSIQVGLADGRSVSAELVGRDPSTDLALLKADASGLTALAPAPLDDVKVGHIVLAIGRPGRTARATLGIVSAFGGDWRTHAGGQVDRYLETDADLPPGFSGGALVDAQGRFLGIPTAAFSRTAAVVIPGGTLTRVVNALREHGGIRRGYLGVGAYPVRLPREIEGTKAGLILLSVDPEGPAQKAGLLLGDVLVSLGGQSLHGVEDLLGYLGDEKVGASIQAKVLRAGELREVPITVGKRS
- a CDS encoding asparagine synthase-related protein — encoded protein: MPARGLSLRAVSDLLLHARASNAGAILDVALPRVIREAEGHDEEALAARLLSVWSDTVRAHVEAGTREVSLSGGVDSAALCAMAARHAPGQVRAWTMDVHFADAVERSNAQRMAKVTGAELVDVIIPDAVLPDLFEHAVLANQTAILNARAVASSVFYLEARRQGAGPVLLSGAGADEVLKGTPGVLASAKARVDEDRALAARVLAPVDNSWAPSRAGSHDHGAARGAVDNSGGARSEALEGDQESKPSIPSGNHGADQAVGPRADSTPVDNLRTVSESGNDDHALRAPPVDNLGTGLPAPWELPQEDALPTEELRYAQWVLAELILPPELRGARAHGLTVRTPYLDEGFARVALALPESVLLRDGFGKWLFRHAVRALVPNEVRLARKTPRYGHTALSSPVRSRWLELYRAWLSPARLEPLQVIDSKAVLGLLERYVRLPADDPRAGPMDRLLMRLMSLAMLQAHTKAPP
- a CDS encoding S1C family serine protease produces the protein MKLLQQLSDDLEGLVAGAAPAVVGVEHARGHGTGLFLTPDGYVLTNRHVVMRTPKRLTVQLHNGEERRATLVGADAPTDLAVVRAEGDDFPTLPLADPETVRVGQLVMAIGNPFRLEQSVSLGVVSAINRSITLPDGVILEGMLQTDAAINPGNSGGPLLDTRGRVVGLNTLVLPFAQGIGFAVSATTAAWVASLLIQRGRVERKFLGIAATAVNLEPALAKDTGQPRAVRVLKVQEGTPADDAGLQPDDLLLGINSRPVNSVDDLQRLMALASEEEVHLDVLRKGRRKDVSARARHRREPVAA
- a CDS encoding phytanoyl-CoA dioxygenase family protein, which produces MAERIEREGFAILPHGITPATADALLQALRRVNEEAASSQRRGGVRNLLENVPAVRELARSGPVREAAESVLGPHCFAVRGLLFDKTPDANWKVIWHQDLTVAVRERRDVPGFSPWSEKAGVPCVQPPTSVLEAMVAVRVHLDDCGEDNGPVRVLAGSHREGRLSTSSIPGWLERSVPVDCLVPRCGLLVMRPLLLHASSPARVPAHRRVIHLEFAARPLPGGLEWHARV
- a CDS encoding DUF6992 family protein, with translation MASARLVRSCCVLVLLFFAMPGVAQERPAPDAKAWLAEHNAEAVRVNQTAMGILFGWAVLNIGTGVAGHFASEGETRAFFQANAAWNVVNLVIAGLGYHGQATADPASWDLARSLAEGQRMEKVLLLNAGLDVGYIAFGGFLWERGMRKDSERLRGWGKSVLMQGAFLLVFDGVLTFLNAKLNGQLTARLVPAPDGVGLVLTWP
- a CDS encoding RecQ family ATP-dependent DNA helicase, whose protein sequence is MDVVLRERFGLESFRPGQREVLTKLLEPHGSALAVFPTGGGKSLCYQLPALLFEGLTVVVSPLIALMKDQIDALERRGIRAARLDSSLSLEESREVTESLRDGTLKLLYVAPERFNNERFMGLLSELPISLFAVDEAHCVSEWGHNFRPDYLKLAQAARTLQAERILALTATATPQVVHDICEGFGIPESHAVVTGFYRNNLTLETTPTGPEARDALLVERLKSRPPGTTIVYVTLQKTAERVAALLSAEGLPASAYHAGLESEDRERVQEAWTHSDKGIVVATIAFGMGIDKANVRAVYHYNLPKGLESYSQEIGRAGRDGKPSVVELLACPDDVPTLENFALGDTPLPEALTALVKELLSSGPELQLDMYALGNRHDLRPLVLRTALTYLELEGVLRQGTPFYAGYKVQPAGSVEALIGKFQGERARFVKDLFAHAKKGRTWYTFDPAEVAKALDQPRDRVVKALDYFQEQGYAEVQVAEPRQRYTRLREHEDAKALVALLQERFLKREVQEVSRVRDVLRLVTHDGCQSNALVAHFGEQREAPCGHCTYCRTGVARVLPPPHPRPDLREQLDVATFHSLVAKHPEALGYPRQAARFLCGLSSPALSKAKLGGHKLFGVLTEHPFAQVLAFCEAR